The Branchiostoma floridae strain S238N-H82 chromosome 1, Bfl_VNyyK, whole genome shotgun sequence sequence tactacctcgcgaaGAGGTTCCGAAAAAAACGTTTGCTATCGTTTCAGATTCGTTTCAGAGcgtcatgatgacaaaacttatccatTTCAGCttgcctaaccgatagaaccgtttcattttttgcatcatgaacggagCATTAGTATTAGATGTGAATatgtaatgaaaaaaatcagtcgTTGGACCAATCCTGAAGCCCCACCCCCAGTTTGATTATGGTTCTTATAGAATCTATTTCAAACATTTCCAAAAACATTGCCAGTAGGACAGAACTGGCAGCTAGACAACTCCATGTATGACCATCACAATTTCTCACTACAAAAGTaattcaagcaactgggtattaAGATCAGTTAACTTTCAGATgcttcagacagcatccactgtcttgcAACAGTGACTGACTGACCTATCTCATGACAAGGATGTATTAAATCTTCACTGACATATTAAAAAACTATTTATCTTTATTGTCTCTTCCCCCTCAGGCCGTCCTGTCCGTGTGTGCCATGCTGCCCACCCTCCACCTGAACACCCTGCAGTATACCATGTCCTTCCTGGCAAGGCTGGCCGCCAGGGCAGACCAGAACAAGATGGACGAGAACAACCTGGCTCTGATCATGACCCCCAACCTCATGCCCACTCTGGAGAAAACCTGCGCAGACATCGGCCCAGACAAGCTGCTGAAGATGCAGACAGAGATTGTGAAGTTTCTCATCCAAAACTCTCACAGCATTGGTATGTGTTTATCAATGTCTATGAATGCATGTCtaataaatgtaaaaacatgtacaatcatgGTACAATGGTGGAGGTATGACAGAACATGAATATACATGAGATGACAGCTATTCATACTCTTGTACAGGTGCTGTCCCTGATAGTGTGTTGTACATGCTCTTATGCAATAGATTATTCGCCTGGTGTCCAACCTTGCTAGCTTTTGTCCACTCCTGGTGGTCTCTACTCTACAGTGTTGGCGGGGTAGCAACCATCGGGAgtggaccaaagctaacaaggctggacacAAGGCTAAAAGATAACAGCCGTAAGTACTCCAACTCTTGCACAGGTACTCTATCTACAGAGATGACAGCTGTAGTCTTGCACAGATTCTGTCCATgatagtacattgtacacattcaGGTGCAAGAGATGACAACTGTATCTTTGCACAGGTGCTGTTCCCAGCTATAGCTACAGCTACATATATTTCACAGTTGTTACCCCTGACAGAGTGctgtacacatgcatgtacctaCAAGATTTGACAGCTGTATTTTTGCACAGGTGCTGTCCCTGACAGTGTGCTGGAGCGAGCTGCCCAGCTGAGTGGGAAGGATATGGAAGGGCTGGTGTCAGGAGATGAGCTGGACAAGAGCGTGGACTCCTTACTTGATGGGTCTAAGAcaaagaggaagaaaagaaggagTGGATCTATACAAGGTTATGTGGTTCTTAATACTGACTTTTCTTAATGGTACTTGATAGTCTTTTTTGTATGGTTGTTTCTCATTCTTGTAGAGTTTCATTTCTTCTGTTGTGCAAATGCTAAATTGAGGTTTACACTATAGCACTTGTAACAACAAAAAGGTGAAATACATCTTTTGCCACATCCTGCGGTATAGAAAACTGCTTTCATGTTCACGTTGAATGGTcatgactagggctgggtaccggtacagaaaattcaggtccaggtccggttcaggtccaaaggatcaggtccaggtccggacctgaacctggaccttattcagtatgactcataccaatggtccatttcactacaaagaaatctgtttggtggagtattagactcatactggcgttctaaaatcctacaacgctaactgcacctgtgagattggctgtaaaacttggtagaaattactataaactttactctacttcactcttgtcattttcttccacctgcaagcgccaaaacgtgtgaatgcatgataaaataatctgttaattttctaaccggtccaacatccggtccacctaattttttcaggtccggtttttctggaccggtccaataagaaaaaccggttttgtaccggtacgctgtaccgatacccagccctagtcatgACCTTTAGCATCTCACAATGAACTGTTGGTACATTTATGTTTGGGCTGAAATAGGGTTGAAATTTGGTCATGGCAAGTGTGGTAAGTTACCGTAACTGTGTTATTTTAACTGTTCCTGCAGGTATAGTGAACGGGATCAGTCAGGGGCTGAACAAGTTGAGGCACGGCAGTTCATCGTCCATCAAAACACCATCCAGGCAGAACTCAAGCTCTGATCAAGCTGATTCTGGTAAGGCTTTAGAACAATGTAACAATCTTCTAGTACTGCTATTAATACATTGATAGTCCTTCTGCAGACTAGAGAAAACGGGAAAAAATCAGGACCTGTTAGAAACTGTCTATACCAAGGAAATGCACATTATCAATAGATTTCATATCTAGTAATATACAGATATCAAATTTGTCTTTGTCAAACCTTTATTCTAAAAACATTTCTAAAGTAATTTATAGATCACCGTTCTGAGATTTAACAAAAAAGGGATAGATTTAGctatttaatctccaagcagatgcaagaATCTACCCCATTCCCGATGTTTTACACCTaactgtttttgcaacatttatttCTCTTTTCTCTATTCTATCATAGCACAGTTTGTCTCATGCACTTATGGGAttttaatttcttcatttttttcaatttcattgtCATGTATTAATTGTCTTTTTAAGTGCAAAACAAATAGACAGTTAACCTTACAGCTGACTCCGTACTGTCCTTACAGAGGTGATCACCAACATCCCGGCAGTGATGATGAGCGAGGTGACTCCGCGGATCATGCGCTCCACCAAGAGGAAGGCAGAGGACGACCACGCTGCTTTCTCCGCAGCTAAGAGGTAAGATGGAGATGTTAACTGTTTCTCTTTCTTGAATTGATGTACACTCATACTGTGCACTGACGGGACAAAATATGATATGAGTCAGAGATAATGTAGACAAGCTGCATAAACTGTGTTCATGACTATCATGAGATAATGAAATAGATCTCCATCAATGcaccaaaatgtcaaaaaaaattacaaaatcttGTTGAAAAGCAGATGCATGGCCAAGGTAAAATACTTCGGCtttgaattgaaaatttgctggtcttttataaattgtatattgTGCTAGGACTGACTCAGCATGGTTTGTTTCATAATTCTTTCTCAAATAgctttaagtaaaaaaatatgtaGTTCTCAACTTACTTTAGTGCAAAGTTAGTGTTTTTTCTTCTACTTGTGTAGTCCTCTGAGATCCACAGATTTGTCCTTTCCACATAACATTAAACATCTCTTATTGTTTCCAGGAAAGCCATCCTGCAGCAGATGGGACAGAGAGGTGCCAAGCCTCAGTACGGAGCAGCCAGCAGGACTCCTGAGGGGCTGCTCACACCCAGCAACCTCATCCAGGCGGATCTGGACGCAGGTAATTGGTTCATTGCTTTATTAACTCCTTTAGCTGTTGCATTTTAAGGGAGTagctactcttccaggagtaacaaATTCACACAGAAAAACATGGACAGCATAACAATATAGTATAACATAGCAGAAAGCAACATCTCATAATTACAAGTACCAGTACTAACAATCTTCATACAACATATTATAAAACCACATGTTATATAGAGTACCTCATTTGCCATATGCTTTGTATGTGTTTTATTAGCTGCTAATTAGATATCTTTAATGCAACCATACATCACAGTCTATATAGAGATGCTATAGATCTGTGTTATGTACAATCATGTGtttacagggcttgaaatgttttgaaattgaagCTGTGCTAGTATTTTCTAAAGCACTGATCCATGATAAAACCATTCCCATGACGCTAGGGTTACATATGGCCAGTGCTACATGCAGGGTTGggcaagttttctaaaattgtcctatcgggcaagcacatactgtacaaaatttacttgcccaaaccaatttttcacttgcccaaaatttaaatgtcCCTTggcttttatatgcattttcacttccagcaatgtcATTCTtgttattgcctctatttttctatgttgaccatagcttgatgtaaaaagtaacaagtatatcaaaatctcacttaATGGataaatcttacttgcccaaagggtaggtcatgcacttgcccaatcagcattttcacttgccatggacaatagggctagtggacttgtccaaccctgatatgTAGTATTGGCCCCTAAAAGGCTATTGAACTTTGaagcaataaagaaaaaaagttatttttttcaacattcaaTATTACAACTAACAGAAAAAAAGGGCCTTGGGTTTTCTAGCCCTAGGCCTGCATTGAGTTTTGAATTCTCGTGAAAGTATGCAGTGAAGTTGGTACTGACCCTTTAAAATATTAAAGTTAAATCGCTTGGTGAATAAAGGTGTTTATAGCCTCAGGAATTCTTGATATCTGTGTTACAGCTTTCTGTAATATTCCATCACCTGTCTTATTTATGTCTTGCATGCCATTTTCTTGGCCCAGCAGACTCGATAACCAGCAGACTGGACAGAGACTCGTACCGACAGTACGCCACGCTCTGTTATGGCCTGGACCGCTCCCTACAGCAGGCTGAGACCCCGCTTACACATGCTCAGAAGAAAAGTATTGTCACAAAAGCTACTGCAACCTGTCACCCTATAGcagatttttatttgttttgttttgtagaatTGTTTTCTAACACATCATTTCTCCTTTCTTAGGTTCGCATAGAGTTTTGGAGTTTGGTGTGctttttgttaattttgtgCACATCCTTGTTTTGCCTCTCTTAGGTTTACATTGCGGTTTTGTCTTTTGAGTTCAGTGTGCTCATTGCTACTTtgtgcagatttttgttttgcctAACTCTGCAACTAGCTGTTGTGTGCAATGACTCTAGATAGAGAAGATGATCGTCCCTTGTGTGATGCACAGTTTTGCTAAAAAACATGAGGCAATAGACTCATTCCTTGACCCTGCCTAactcctagcctggtatccatcccATTCTAGCTCCAGTTGGCTTTTTCATTACAAGTAATAAGAGCTCCTACCTGTATTGCACAAAGTAATAAATTCTCTATTCATGGGTGCCAGATTATTCATTATGGAAGCAATCAAAGGAGCAAACCGGAGCCAACATTCTATGGACACCAGGCTACAAGTACCTTACCATGGATGCTGTATATGAAACAGAAATGTGGCAATGCATAGATAGCCATTTTATGGGGCAGGTTGCTATCAACTGTGTTAAGTCTTAAGAGAACATTATTGGGAGGTGGGGTCCATCCCTTTCCTCCATCAGATACCCATTTTATACCTggatgttgtgttgtgtaaagtacctttcccaagtaCACAACATTGGTAGCATGGCAGGATTTAAACCCAAAACCTCTGACTGTTaagccaaacaccctgcagttgcACCACACGACCCCACAAAATGAACTTTAGCTAGATGCAAATTTTGTCGCATTTCCTCCCCAGTGTGCATCAGCAGCGACCAGCTCTTCACCCCCGGCTCCCCCTCCAGCCCAAGCATACAGTTCGTGGAGCCCCCGGGACAGTCGGTCAGCTTCAAGGCCGCCTTGCACGACTCCCTGATGTCCACCACCAGCCAGAGCAAGGCCACTCCCTCCAAGAAGATTGGGAAAATCTTGGCCGACAAGCTGAAAAGGTGGACTCCATTCTTTTGTTATCAAATcaatagcctgggtgccatcctcaGTGGTAACCAATGGCACATTCTTTTTGCTTTCTAATGGCTGAACAAGCAAAAGGATTGTGGCAGCTAAACGTTCTGCCAACACAAAATTACACACGGATAagattttcaatgaccactgtcaccttcttcaggatcaatactgatgaccaatcagagcATAAACTTGCAAGAGGAACTTACAGAcatgtgatcttattaacacatGATCTTGCATGTTACATCgaaattctttgtcattaccTGGTAGCTTGAGAACCCGTGCGtgtccttttcttttcttttgattgACAATCGTTGAATGTACAATTTACACATATCTGTTCTCTGTCTTTTGCATACCAACAGAATTTATGAAAAACTGATGATCACAGACAATAGCATACATATCATATATGTATTAGCAAATATTGGCAGCCTTCCTCTGTTTGATGTGTCGGAACTTTGTTGCATGTTTGGACATCCTAATAGTAATACCCTTTTCTCATCACCAACAGTCATTGAATGTCCTGAGTTGAACTGTCActtcaaacacaaaatgttggacTTCCCAAAATATTGGACTGAGCAACTCAAGTTTTTGTCAAGCCATCCACCACTTCAGTGGAATATTATCTTGTGCTGAAAGATACAATTCAACTCTGGTTTAGAATGACTGTACTAACACGGATGAAATTAAAATTCCTTGAATGTACTTCTCTTGTAAAACTACCCACACCCTGTGATTAACGGTGATGGTttccacccccctccctctccTGTGTCTGTCCTCCTGTGCCCCCACCAGGCGCTCGAGTGGCAAGGCTGGTTGTTTCTCCCCCAGGAGATCCTCAGGTGGCAGCAAGCTCAGGAGGTCCATCAAGAAGAGATTCAGCGGAGGTAAAGGGAAGTCTGAGGTGAGACTTAAAATATGCAATGAAacctgtacaactacaagtgaccacctctgcatactAGTGTGGCTGTAGTGGTGTCATCAATTGTAGTAGTACACAGCTGCTTGGATTCATCTAAAGAGAAATTTAGCCATATTCCATGCATTATGATTAAATAGTTTGAAAAGGCAAATTTGCTTAAACTCCAATGAgttacatttcaaaaacaaatttttacCCTCCTTCATTAGTAAATTTCCCTATATCCTAAAACTCTTGACCACTGATAAGTGCTGACAAAAGAACCCCTGCCTTTTTTGCTTGAGGTACTGATCTCATATTTCTGTTATACGTACCACCCACAGAAATCCCCCTTGGTGCAGTCGACCAGCCTCAACTTGGAGAATGTGGGGTCACGGCTGGCAAACCATCCTCCTGACACAGGCCTGTCCACCATTGACTTTGGGGCCAGTCCGAAGCTGAACGAGAAAGTGAGGGGATCCTTCTTCAAGATGCATGCCAGGGCCGGGCCTTCCAAGTCCTTACCCGTCCCCAGCACAGAAAGGCCTACCTCGCCCCTACTCAACTTCAGTAGGAGAAGCAACGCCATGGACCCCAACTCCTCCACCCTGACCACAAGTTCGGCCATGACCAGCTCGACGGAGGGGGCCAAGACACCGGACGTTTCTATGATCAGCACGAGTTTCCTAAACGACACGTCCAGAACCCCTGACGTGTCTGTCATCACTACTAGCTCAAGGGACTCGAAAACCCCTGAAGAGTGCAACAGTGGACATGTAATGATGGTGGCTGGGGACTTGGCAAAAACCCCAGATGAACCCAAGATGGGGAATCCACTACTAATGGCTGCAGACTTGGTGAAGACCCCCTACAAGAGTCATCTGGCTGGGGCAGGTGAACAGGTGCCTGCAGGTGTGGATGTTGTGAAGACACCATTCAAGGAGCACCTTGCTGCCAGGTGTGAACCCAAAGCTGCAGACTCCCCCAAGGTTGTCACAGTCGACATTCACATGACGAATTCTCCCATGGGGAAACGAGCTCTGCCAGATGATGGTGACCAACCCACTGCTGTGCCCACCCAGGATCAAACAGATAATCTGACACAGTCTGTTGTCAGGAACCTGGGATTTGAAGCTGAGTTGGAGACAGTAACCCCACCTGAGCACCACAACAGTTCAGCTGACGTGCCAGAACTGCCGAGTCTTGTCGCCTACACCAGGACCACTAAGTTCTTCCCATCCTTGGGCATCCTCGAGCCGTCATCAGCACATGGTGAAAAAGAGGAAGAGTTGTTCAGTTCACCTGATCAAGAGGTAGATTCTCCTAACTCCCCAGCAAAGAGACCATTGGCCCAACAGGATGAAGTCATCGCTTCACCAAGTAAGAGGCCGAGGATGGGTCAGCAGGTGAGTCAGTATCACCTGTCGCTGAATGTTGCTGGGAAGAATATCACCATGACGTTGCAAGAGAGAGTGAGGGCACGATCATCAAATACTTCAGGAGTAAAAGAAAGTACAGAGAGTGCTGTGTCATCAGAGTCAGCCTCAGTGAAAGACAAACCCCAAAATACAGCGGAAAAAGATGTACTAAGTGCAGGCAATGAATCAAAAGAAGAATCAGTACAGCCAATGGTAACACAGGCTGCCACAGCATCCCTGCAGCAAAGTAGCCATGCTAGGTCCGTGAAGAAGGTACAGCCTTCTCCTACCAAAAAGGCAAACACTGCAAGCCAGAACGGACCTGCAAAAAGAAGAAACGACGCTACACCCACCAAGAAAGCTGTCACTCCCAAGAAGACCAGGACACCCTCGGGAAGGACCCCAGGAAGGGGAACTCCCGGCAGCGCCGGCAAGAGAACCACATCCTCCAGCTTTGTCCGTAAGGGATCGAGTGTTGTACAGAGGAAAGCCTCAGACAGAAAGGCAGCAGTAAGAAGCAGCAGCTGCCAGGAAAGGGAGAGGGCACCAGTGGTCAGGAAAAATAGcgacaaagaaaagaaaggagcAGTTGTCTCAAGAAACAGCTTTAAGAACATGGGGGATCATACTGCAATGAGGGCCAGGAGAAAGGAAGGCGAGAAGAAGACTGAGGCCACTGTAGCACGTAAGGATAGCAAGGAAAGGAACGCAAGCAGACCAGGAAGGATGGGCAGTGTGGGGAAGGCTGACAAGCCCCCATCTCGTGCCGGGAGACCATTGCCGTCTTTTAGAACAAATGCCTCTCCAGCTAAGAAGGTGGACCCAACTACCAGCAATGGGCTGGGAAAGAGACGTCCGGTTATCTCCTCCCCACTAAAGAACAGCTCTGACATGCACAAGAAGGTGGAGAAGAACCTGAAAGTGCTGATTGATTTGGAACAAACTCTTAGCTGTCTGTCTCCCAGTGGTGACAGTAAGTCATCGACTGTGAGTACCAGCAGTGTTGCAAGTGATGCTCAGTCAGATGGTGTGGAGAAGAAGGAGATGAAGGCCAGGGATTCAGCCACAAGTGTGTACGTGTACTCTCCTGGTAAGGGTTCAGGTATTCCCATCACTAGAGCACAGAAAAGTTCCCCACCATCTACTGAACCGCCCAAGACACCATCCAAGTCCGTCAGTGACTCAGCTCTTCCAAGCGCCAGCCATCCCACTGATACAGGCTCGCCGTCCCAGGTGCAGCACGCAGCGAGCTTCCCGTCAATCCCTCGCGAGATCAAGACTGGCATCGTGGCAAACTCCATAGAGATCTGGAACAACATATCCATGGACGCTGGGGACAGGTTCACCTCGCCTCTGAGGGCAGTGAAGAATCCGCTGCTCTTCCGCAAGTCCCCTGCCAGACGCTCCTGGCACATGGGGGACACACCCAAGAAGGAGCCTGAGAAGCAGGACAAGCCAGTCCTCAGCTCCAACAACAGCACTTCATCTGTATCTGCTTCCAAACTGCCTTCTGCTGCAACCCCAAAGCTACCCACCACTCCTCTGGTCAAAGCACTCAGTATCGACAGCTCCATGGCCAATGTGGGGCTGGAATTCAAACCAGAGGACATGGACACCAGCTGCCAGTCCTCCAGGTCTGTAGCCGCTGCCCTGGATGCTCTGCAAGAAGAAAGCGTCCGCCTCAACGACTCCTACAACATCGCAAACAGCCACCCAGTCCAATCGCCGGCACGGAAAGTGGCCATGTCTCCGCTGAAGCCAGTCAACACACCAAAGACTCTTCCATCAAAAATGGTGTCGGACAAAACGCCGAGGATCAAACAGGCGCTACTATTACCTGGGCAGGAAGAAAACGGCTCTACCCCGCTCCGAGCTGCGATTAAGACACCCAAAAGGGCCACCAATCTGAAACGTAGCACCCCGGTGAAGGTGAAGCGCTTCCACTCCCCACGCAAACCGGCATACAAACCCAGGAGTGCAACAAAATCTCCCAGGAAGTATCCCGCTTCTCCTAAAGCACCTGATCTGAGCGGGGACATAACTCCAGCACCCACCAAACAAGACTGGATGATATAAACTTGGTAAAAGTgagcaaagaggagagaagcaGTGCTGGGTACGAACTGTAGAAGCTGCTGAACGATGTGAAGGAAGATAGAGCTAGCTGCTACCATGTTGATATAGGTCAACATTTGGtgtaatttggtgtgactgtgGTCTTTTACTGCTGTTTGTTTGGCCATGACAGAAGTTATGTTTTTAACCATTCCAATATTTGTTGCCAGGCAGGGTTTTGACAAATAGCTAGGTACCAGTATAATAAAAGTTgcatcatac is a genomic window containing:
- the LOC118426852 gene encoding uncharacterized protein LOC118426852 isoform X1, which gives rise to MKFLSELDDDRFARVVIAQDLKEFGIKIPKVKKSSKSQDKHHHSPGVGVFGRRLTNLPTVPVSTPAGTYQVPTFLVTTVNFLEEHIETEGIFRKSGSHARQKDLKIKVDEGGEFGEASVLDVANLFKQFFRELPDPLFTHRLHTCLLKAQEIQQDRDRIMAVLSVCAMLPTLHLNTLQYTMSFLARLAARADQNKMDENNLALIMTPNLMPTLEKTCADIGPDKLLKMQTEIVKFLIQNSHSIGAVPDSVLERAAQLSGKDMEGLVSGDELDKSVDSLLDGSKTKRKKRRSGSIQGIVNGISQGLNKLRHGSSSSIKTPSRQNSSSDQADSEVITNIPAVMMSEVTPRIMRSTKRKAEDDHAAFSAAKRKAILQQMGQRGAKPQYGAASRTPEGLLTPSNLIQADLDADSITSRLDRDSYRQYATLCYGLDRSLQQAETPLTHAQKKMCISSDQLFTPGSPSSPSIQFVEPPGQSVSFKAALHDSLMSTTSQSKATPSKKIGKILADKLKRRSSGKAGCFSPRRSSGGSKLRRSIKKRFSGGKGKSEKSPLVQSTSLNLENVGSRLANHPPDTGLSTIDFGASPKLNEKVRGSFFKMHARAGPSKSLPVPSTERPTSPLLNFSRRSNAMDPNSSTLTTSSAMTSSTEGAKTPDVSMISTSFLNDTSRTPDVSVITTSSRDSKTPEECNSGHVMMVAGDLAKTPDEPKMGNPLLMAADLVKTPYKSHLAGAGEQVPAGVDVVKTPFKEHLAARCEPKAADSPKVVTVDIHMTNSPMGKRALPDDGDQPTAVPTQDQTDNLTQSVVRNLGFEAELETVTPPEHHNSSADVPELPSLVAYTRTTKFFPSLGILEPSSAHGEKEEELFSSPDQEVDSPNSPAKRPLAQQDEVIASPSKRPRMGQQVSQYHLSLNVAGKNITMTLQERVRARSSNTSGVKESTESAVSSESASVKDKPQNTAEKDVLSAGNESKEESVQPMVTQAATASLQQSSHARSVKKVQPSPTKKANTASQNGPAKRRNDATPTKKAVTPKKTRTPSGRTPGRGTPGSAGKRTTSSSFVRKGSSVVQRKASDRKAAVRSSSCQERERAPVVRKNSDKEKKGAVVSRNSFKNMGDHTAMRARRKEGEKKTEATVARKDSKERNASRPGRMGSVGKADKPPSRAGRPLPSFRTNASPAKKVDPTTSNGLGKRRPVISSPLKNSSDMHKKVEKNLKVLIDLEQTLSCLSPSGDSKSSTVSTSSVASDAQSDGVEKKEMKARDSATSVYVYSPGKGSGIPITRAQKSSPPSTEPPKTPSKSVSDSALPSASHPTDTGSPSQVQHAASFPSIPREIKTGIVANSIEIWNNISMDAGDRFTSPLRAVKNPLLFRKSPARRSWHMGDTPKKEPEKQDKPVLSSNNSTSSVSASKLPSAATPKLPTTPLVKALSIDSSMANVGLEFKPEDMDTSCQSSRSVAAALDALQEESVRLNDSYNIANSHPVQSPARKVAMSPLKPVNTPKTLPSKMVSDKTPRIKQALLLPGQEENGSTPLRAAIKTPKRATNLKRSTPVKVKRFHSPRKPAYKPRSATKSPRKYPASPKAPDLSGDITPAPTKQDWMI
- the LOC118426852 gene encoding uncharacterized protein LOC118426852 isoform X2, with the translated sequence MKFLSELDDDRFARVVIAQDLKEFGIKIPKVKKSSKSQDKHHHSPGVGVFGRRLTNLPTVPVSTPAGTYQVPTFLVTTVNFLEEHIETEGIFRKSGSHARQKDLKIKVDEGGEFGEASVLDVANLFKQFFRELPDPLFTHRLHTCLLKAQEIQQDRDRIMAVLSVCAMLPTLHLNTLQYTMSFLARLAARADQNKMDENNLALIMTPNLMPTLEKTCADIGPDKLLKMQTEIVKFLIQNSHSIGAVPDSVLERAAQLSGKDMEGLVSGDELDKSVDSLLDGSKTKRKKRRSGSIQGIVNGISQGLNKLRHGSSSSIKTPSRQNSSSDQADSEVITNIPAVMMSEVTPRIMRSTKRKAEDDHAAFSAAKRKAILQQMGQRGAKPQYGAASRTPEGLLTPSNLIQADLDADSITSRLDRDSYRQYATLCYGLDRSLQQAETPLTHAQKKMCISSDQLFTPGSPSSPSIQFVEPPGQSVSFKAALHDSLMSTTSQSKATPSKKIGKILADKLKRRSSGGSKLRRSIKKRFSGGKGKSEKSPLVQSTSLNLENVGSRLANHPPDTGLSTIDFGASPKLNEKVRGSFFKMHARAGPSKSLPVPSTERPTSPLLNFSRRSNAMDPNSSTLTTSSAMTSSTEGAKTPDVSMISTSFLNDTSRTPDVSVITTSSRDSKTPEECNSGHVMMVAGDLAKTPDEPKMGNPLLMAADLVKTPYKSHLAGAGEQVPAGVDVVKTPFKEHLAARCEPKAADSPKVVTVDIHMTNSPMGKRALPDDGDQPTAVPTQDQTDNLTQSVVRNLGFEAELETVTPPEHHNSSADVPELPSLVAYTRTTKFFPSLGILEPSSAHGEKEEELFSSPDQEVDSPNSPAKRPLAQQDEVIASPSKRPRMGQQVSQYHLSLNVAGKNITMTLQERVRARSSNTSGVKESTESAVSSESASVKDKPQNTAEKDVLSAGNESKEESVQPMVTQAATASLQQSSHARSVKKVQPSPTKKANTASQNGPAKRRNDATPTKKAVTPKKTRTPSGRTPGRGTPGSAGKRTTSSSFVRKGSSVVQRKASDRKAAVRSSSCQERERAPVVRKNSDKEKKGAVVSRNSFKNMGDHTAMRARRKEGEKKTEATVARKDSKERNASRPGRMGSVGKADKPPSRAGRPLPSFRTNASPAKKVDPTTSNGLGKRRPVISSPLKNSSDMHKKVEKNLKVLIDLEQTLSCLSPSGDSKSSTVSTSSVASDAQSDGVEKKEMKARDSATSVYVYSPGKGSGIPITRAQKSSPPSTEPPKTPSKSVSDSALPSASHPTDTGSPSQVQHAASFPSIPREIKTGIVANSIEIWNNISMDAGDRFTSPLRAVKNPLLFRKSPARRSWHMGDTPKKEPEKQDKPVLSSNNSTSSVSASKLPSAATPKLPTTPLVKALSIDSSMANVGLEFKPEDMDTSCQSSRSVAAALDALQEESVRLNDSYNIANSHPVQSPARKVAMSPLKPVNTPKTLPSKMVSDKTPRIKQALLLPGQEENGSTPLRAAIKTPKRATNLKRSTPVKVKRFHSPRKPAYKPRSATKSPRKYPASPKAPDLSGDITPAPTKQDWMI
- the LOC118426852 gene encoding uncharacterized protein LOC118426852 isoform X3 → MKFLSELDDDRFARVVIAQDLKEFGIKIPKVKKSSKSQDKHHHSPGVGVFGRRLTNLPTVPVSTPAGTYQVPTFLVTTVNFLEEHIETEGIFRKSGSHARQKDLKIKVDEGGEFGEASVLDVANLFKQFFRELPDPLFTHRLHTCLLKAQEIQQDRDRIMAVLSVCAMLPTLHLNTLQYTMSFLARLAARADQNKMDENNLALIMTPNLMPTLEKTCADIGPDKLLKMQTEIVKFLIQNSHSIGAVPDSVLERAAQLSGKDMEGLVSGDELDKSVDSLLDGSKTKRKKRRSGSIQGIVNGISQGLNKLRHGSSSSIKTPSRQNSSSDQADSEVITNIPAVMMSEVTPRIMRSTKRKAEDDHAAFSAAKRKAILQQMGQRGAKPQYGAASRTPEGLLTPSNLIQADLDAVCISSDQLFTPGSPSSPSIQFVEPPGQSVSFKAALHDSLMSTTSQSKATPSKKIGKILADKLKRRSSGKAGCFSPRRSSGGSKLRRSIKKRFSGGKGKSEKSPLVQSTSLNLENVGSRLANHPPDTGLSTIDFGASPKLNEKVRGSFFKMHARAGPSKSLPVPSTERPTSPLLNFSRRSNAMDPNSSTLTTSSAMTSSTEGAKTPDVSMISTSFLNDTSRTPDVSVITTSSRDSKTPEECNSGHVMMVAGDLAKTPDEPKMGNPLLMAADLVKTPYKSHLAGAGEQVPAGVDVVKTPFKEHLAARCEPKAADSPKVVTVDIHMTNSPMGKRALPDDGDQPTAVPTQDQTDNLTQSVVRNLGFEAELETVTPPEHHNSSADVPELPSLVAYTRTTKFFPSLGILEPSSAHGEKEEELFSSPDQEVDSPNSPAKRPLAQQDEVIASPSKRPRMGQQVSQYHLSLNVAGKNITMTLQERVRARSSNTSGVKESTESAVSSESASVKDKPQNTAEKDVLSAGNESKEESVQPMVTQAATASLQQSSHARSVKKVQPSPTKKANTASQNGPAKRRNDATPTKKAVTPKKTRTPSGRTPGRGTPGSAGKRTTSSSFVRKGSSVVQRKASDRKAAVRSSSCQERERAPVVRKNSDKEKKGAVVSRNSFKNMGDHTAMRARRKEGEKKTEATVARKDSKERNASRPGRMGSVGKADKPPSRAGRPLPSFRTNASPAKKVDPTTSNGLGKRRPVISSPLKNSSDMHKKVEKNLKVLIDLEQTLSCLSPSGDSKSSTVSTSSVASDAQSDGVEKKEMKARDSATSVYVYSPGKGSGIPITRAQKSSPPSTEPPKTPSKSVSDSALPSASHPTDTGSPSQVQHAASFPSIPREIKTGIVANSIEIWNNISMDAGDRFTSPLRAVKNPLLFRKSPARRSWHMGDTPKKEPEKQDKPVLSSNNSTSSVSASKLPSAATPKLPTTPLVKALSIDSSMANVGLEFKPEDMDTSCQSSRSVAAALDALQEESVRLNDSYNIANSHPVQSPARKVAMSPLKPVNTPKTLPSKMVSDKTPRIKQALLLPGQEENGSTPLRAAIKTPKRATNLKRSTPVKVKRFHSPRKPAYKPRSATKSPRKYPASPKAPDLSGDITPAPTKQDWMI